The Elaeis guineensis isolate ETL-2024a chromosome 11, EG11, whole genome shotgun sequence genomic interval CGACGAGGAGGCCGCCGACGGGGGAGGTGCGGTGCTTGAGGGCATGGAGGACCAGCTTTATGTAGGCGGCCTGCGCTACTTCGTAACGGCACTCCACCCCCATCCCTCTCTGCCTCTCCGGTCGCCTGGACGAAGAAGTTCAGAAGTACGAAGCTTCGTTCGATTTGGGGCCGGCAACCCACGAGTCCCGTCGAAACGACGATTTAAGCCTTAAACCGGACTAAAATGTGCCAGAGAGCTTAATAAATTACCAGAGAAATgctttgtgcaccgcgggcggtGCAGCACCGCGCGCACAGCCCGCGGTGATTGGCCCACGCGTGAGGggccagaagaaaaaaaaaaaatttttttttgggcaCCGCACTCGGATGCTGCGTGAATCAATTATCGTAGACGGTGCGTACCGATGCACAAAGCATTTCGCTAAATTACCATAGTTCTAATTAACCCATTAGTAAAGTGGATCAGCTCATTTGGTGGCTGATGTGAAGTAActggcatattttttcttttttttttgaaaaaaaatattgatatttaaaaaaaatactgttcttttgaaaaaaatatttttttgaaaaaaaatactgATGTATTTTCCTCATCAACATGATACTGATAAAATTTAGAATAAATTCAacattttaataaattaattaactgTTATAATaacattaaaaagaaaaatcacgGAAGAGTTGCCAACTTTTAGTCGCAACGTTCTCTGACACTACCGTTGATCACAAAGATATGGTTACCTTTGGTGCATTacaagataaatttaaaaaataatataaattatttttaaaataaattattattattattaaattattgataatattgattattatatttagtatatattgataatattatagtaaaattattaaaaattttgattgatatgtttgatatgacaattagattatcagtaatatcaaatcaaaatctcaaaatatctttaataatttTGTCCGaatactcttcttttttttttaatgaaaaaaatgacAGGAGTGATGTGGATGTGATGGTAGCACCGAAAAACGACGGATCGAAAGGATATAAAGAACCGCGGGTACTAAAGGATGGGGACAAACGCATATGAAGCTGTGAGGGTGGTGAAGATGAACATGAATAAATCATGAGAAGGTGATAGGAGACAAGAGCGGAAGAGCCgtggataaataaaaaaaatggagcaaCGGGACGAGAGTGCATGCGAAGGGAGggtgagaaggagagaggagagttgGACAATaaattttgtatgatttttttaaaaataattttatctaaaatttttattataatattgtcaAAGAAGTAATAATATGGATAGCCGCTCCTCTCCAATATAATTCAAATTATCTttcattaaataatttaaattatcaaaataatctaaattatcatcaaaaaaatatattaaatataataatctaaattattatattaaaatatcagCAATTTGGATAGATGGTCAATTATCCAAGGCAACCTAGGTTATTAGCTAATGGAGCAAGGAGATATTTATACGTAGTTTTTCGTCAATTGAAGATTTGTATTATGCGGAGAACATTTGTCACTTTAGCGTTGCTGAATAAACAAAGTATACCACAGCTTGGTGGagccctttttatttttttattggtaAATAGTGGAGCCCGGTTAGATCGTATACCATGACGGTGCTATTACAGCACCAGGGGATGAAAGCAGAACTGTGAAAGGTTGCAGCGTTGCTCCTACCACAAGGTTTTTCAAAAATCTTGAGTTAGATTTTCGAAAGTTAATAGGGAAAGCAAAACCAGACTGCAGCTTTCGAACTTAAGATAATGGAGCACCAACAATATGAACACAGGTATGTAGCTTCCACTCCGgctcaaaaatttgaaaatgtCTGTTTGTTTTCGTGTTTTTGCCAAGTAGAATGCATAGGTTCGATAATTCAGGTATACGAATGACAAGAGAAAATGATTCGaagattttatttaaaatttaaaaatatcattaaatatGTGAAAATGTAAGTAAGACTAAAGATGTCACGGACTTCACCTACTGGTAGATCAAATTCGTATGGCGTCCCAATGTCAGTCGATACACACTCAGCAAAATGCGCACAAGATACAAGAAAAGACAAGGCAACATGCTTGGGTATGGTACTACTATAAGagcaatatttttattaataaattcaaAGAAATACAAGTGTATACTATAAGAGCTCAGAAGGCAGGGGAGGCAACAATGTACACCGCAAGAATCTGCAAGAAAATCGATCCACTGGATTGTTCTCACTCACCCTCCAGTAAGGCATCAATCCAAATCTCATCCTAGGGGTTCTAAATGATCGAACAGTATGGTATTTTTATAGCTCGCCAAGCCCTGAAAACACCCCAAAATTcatccaaaataaagaaaaatagtgTGGCGGCAGTTGTTCATACTATCTAGTTACAAAGTATATAAGACTGTGTCAGAAGCCATTACCAAGCAAAATACAAGACAAAAAGGACCTACGATAACTTATATGATTATCAGAATGATTCACCATAGGATACTGTACATAGTTAGATACCATCCATCATAAAATAGACAGTTGTCCAAACTATTCAAAAACCTTTAGGATATTATACATTCCTTCTTTTTTAGTTCTCTTAATTCATGCGCATTGCAGCCATCAATCTTAAGATGGATGATGTCCCATCATGCAAAATATCCTACGATACTTTTTGAATACCACAAAGAATCTAAaaggagagaggagaaaaaaaattgaagcctACGATAAACTTAAATGCATATGTCCATATTATTTTGGCGATCAACAGGAaaactgaaataaaattgaaatttatAAAATGCTGTTACCAACAAAAGCCCAATCAACGAGTCGCTGGTTTTTCATCATTTAattcaaagaaaaaggaagaaatctAATTTTCCTTTCAAGGTCTAGAGTTTCTGTGGAGCCCATTCTATGTCTGAAGGCAAGCAGCATTTGAGAGCATATGATGCCAAATTTGCTATGTGGTAATCATGGACCAAGAGTGAAGGCTCTGCATACTAAAATTAATCTGCAATGAGCAATACAGTTTGTTAATCTAAGCCCAGCACCGTCTGAATCTGTAATGTTGTGTCTGTAACGGGATGGTAGAGCAGTCCCAACCAAAGGGAAAAAAAAGGATAACAAAGATGTTTAGGCATGAAAACTCCTCTCCGAACAAGAACGATGCATATCTAAACCGTGAATATGTCATGCAATTATCATTGCTTAACAACGAAGAGATAAAGTAGACCACAATCATATTAAGCATAACCAAACATTTCAGTGATGAGATCAAGCTGTACATTAAGAGGATAAAAAGAATGTAGATTAGACTCAAGCAAATACAAGATCATCGGGGCAATCAAAGAAAAACATCTGCCGTTCGAGCATCACCAGAACTACATTCAAACGCCAGCCAAGGCAAATTTTGTACTACATAAAAGGAGAGGATCCATTAAGAATTTACCTGAGTTACTTAAAAGGAACCCTTCTCCAGAAAGGTTGCTATTCTGCATCCCCACTCCGTCATCAAGCCCCTAAAGAAGAAGCCTCCTTTGCAATAAGATTAATACCACGAACCCAGAGCTCTGGAGCAGAAACATGACTGGCCTCAAAATGGACCTCTCTACCACTTACAGTAACCACTCTAAATATCAACAATTTACCATCCTCACCTTCCATCTTCCGATTCTTCAGAAAGTTTAAGCTAGGCCCAGCTATTGCCTCCTTACACTGTACATTCCTCCTGCTCGACTTGCCCCATGTCAACACCCCAGATTTAAGCATCCGGACAATCTTCATGTGAGGAGATCCTCTACCTTCCCGTGTGTGCTTGCAGAGCTCCTCGCCGGCAAGCACAAGAGACCGAGCCAGATGATCAAGCAGCACGCCCTCTGTCACCTTGTTTGACCTGTTGCTTTTCCTTGCCAAAGATAAGGATGTCTCCCCCCGGTGATTGACAAGACTGCAGTCTGCATTCCCCTGTAACAATAAAATCTTGCATGCATCAGAGTGACCTTCAATAGCAGCGAGCATAAGTGGTGAATACCCCTCTTCATCCAAGGAATTGACACTATATCCCATTTTTAAGAGCTGGATTAATGAGGATGTGTCCCCCTTGGAAGATGCATAATGGAGAGCTCTGAATGATGTATGATCAGTTATTACGTCAGCCAGCACTGCTCTGAGCAAGATTTGTTCAAAGCAGTCCCTGTTTGCAGAATTTTCATGCTGCAAGACAGACATCACAGTCTTGCCATCAGAACTTCTTACTGCAATGTCTGCTCCAGCCATTACTAAAAGACGAAAAGCCTCAGCATGTCCAGCATTTGCTGCAGCCATGATGGGACTGAGCCCTGAACCATCCAGTTTGTTTAGATCTGCGGTGGATGAATGCAGAATCATCTGCAGCGGTTCAACACTACCATTTCCAGCAGCAAAATGTAATGGAGAGAAGACACTCAGATCTGTTGATCGAAGACTTGCACCTGCATATAAAGCCTGGGAAAAGGTATTTATGATGGAAGATGCAAACACACTTCTTTTTGCCAACTGGACGGCAGTATCGCCCGAATTGCTGACCAGCCCTAAGTCTGCCCCAGCTATAAGTAGCTCTAGAAAACAATCAGCATGATCAGCCTTCGCAGAGATCATTAGAGGAGTCTCACCTGCTGAAGTCCTTGCATTGATATCACATCCATTTGAGATTAACTGTCTAAGAATGGAAACACAGCCAAGTCTAGCAGCTAAATGGATTGGTTGTGATTCATGTCCAATTTTTGTTTTTATGGGGAACTTGGAATTTGCACCTGCATCAAGAAGCACCTGTACAGCATTGAAATTCTGGCAGAGGATGGCATGGCAAAGAAGAGTTCTACCGAGATGTGGATTCTCTAACAAATATGGCTCATGTTGAAGCAACAGCTTGAGAATTTTGCCACTAGCTTCATGGTACTCAACCGCACACCATGCTGCATTGTAAATCTCCCCCAAGCATGCACCAACTCTCAGCTCTTCACCGGATACAGGGTCCCATGACCATGCACCCACACGAACTAGACAGTCCGTCTTAGCACCAGCCTGCATTGAGATCCTTGTCGATGAATACACAGAATGACATGTAGGGGCAAAGAAATCTAAAGGATAAAGCCATTCTTGTGCATTGAATTCTAAATGCCTGCAGGTCTTGGAATGAAGTTAACATCATATCTCTATTAGGAAAATATTTTGTGCTTATTGTGTCTGATAGTGCTCTGATATGTGACCTAAGTCAATTTGTACAAATACACAAGGATAGAAAATCTTGTATGTGCATAGCATTCTAAATGCCTGCAGGACCTACATTAAAGTTGACAAATTTCTTCAAGATAACTTATCATTGACACGTTTAGAAGCCTGAGGAGGAGGTTGCAGAGAGCAGGTAGATGGTACATGTATTTGTTTCTCATAACTTGAAAAGTTGGCACAAAGTTAGTAGCAGCCGCCAAAAGAAAATGTTCCCTAGTTTAAAGAAGCAGAACAACAAAAAGGttttatatttttgaatttagCAAAAACAGCAACATCAAGAAATTATTCCGTAATCTTATGTATTTTCATCCTCTTTTCTTTCCAATGAGGTGGTGTGAAAGAGGAGCTTTTCCAGACCAAACTTACGAACAGGATGCAGCTCATGGAAGTGTACCGAAGTATAAGAAATAATGCACAATTAAATAAAAGCCATCCTCCAGTTTCAAGTGGCACTTCACCCCAAAGACATTTAATGGGAATAACATGAAGGCTTGCAATTAAAATCGACAAAAGCAGGTAGAATATTACCCCCAGCAGAAGTTTCACAACAGAAGCTTGCCGGCTGACAATAGCAGCCACCAACGGTGTGCAATCTACATTTGCATGCAGTGCGGGCTTAACTGACTGCAAGAGGACCCTGTCCATGCAATTTATGTCCACCCCATTCTGAAGAATAAAAACTTGATACTTGTCAAATCTCGGCACCAGAGATCCTGCAACTGGCGGATAAAAGGAAACAACTTTCTCAAGAAAATTATGAAGTTAGTTCACCTTGATTAATGCAGTGACTACATCGAGAAAGCCTCTGCAGCATGCACTTACAAGTGCATGTGCCACAGCATCTGGCCTTGCCATGTCTGAGCAGATTAATAATTGGACCGCCGCAGCCTCACCACAAAAACTAGCCTCCAACAAAGCATCTTCACAAGCTTTCTGGGATGCCCCAGCTTTTAAAAGCATGTCCAAAATACCACAATGACCTTCACGAGCAGCAGCTGTTGTTGCATAGCCCCGAAATAGTTCCTGATTAACATCAGCTCCAGCTGACTGAAAGGGAAGAAAgagttcaaaaagaagatcatAACAGGACAGCCAGACTAAGAGCTCATTCTCAAAGGAGAGAAGTTAAAGGAGCATTTAATTGGTATTATGTTGTTTTTCAAGCTGAAAAAAGATTTAACTAACCAAGTATATTTTGTGGTCCAAAGAAAGATCCTAAAACAAATATAACCTTGTGGGAGTTTTAAACCAAAAGTAGCAAAGTTTCTTCCATACCCAATTCAAATCAACAAGTGCGATTCTTACAGCCAATCCCGCATTCCGCATTCCTAGTTCATAACAAATAGAAAAGAAAACCACAAGAAAGgaccagaaaaagaaaaaggcatgCCACCGAGGAGTATGCATACTCGCACAAATTCAAACCAGCCAAAGTCCCACCGCCACATGCTACAGAGAAAATGAAAAGAATGGAGGAGGAAGGAGGAAAAGGAAGCTACCAGGAGTTTGCGGACGACCTCGGCGTGACCCGAGTGAGCAGCGGCGAACAACGCCGTGACATCGGTCTTGAACTCCTGGTACTCGATCTTCACCTCGTCGGCCGCCTCCTCACGGAGGACGGTCTCCGTGCACTTGACCCTCAAGCTAACAGTCCCAATGTAGTTCACGTCCACCGCCGACCCCGCGGCGCTCAGGCACTCCTCCACCCGCTCGACCTCCCCTCTCAGCGCCGCCTCCACCAGCCCCTGCGACGGCAATGCCTGCTCGTCCGCGCCCCGTCCGAGGCGGGCCGCCGCCGTGTGCCTCGCCATCTTCTCCACCAGTGCTCGTGGACAAAATGGCGACAGATCTCCGAGCGGAGCTCGCCGATAGATAACGGAATCCGAGGGTCCTTcaagaaaatttaaatttttttcccgGATCAGAGCTGCCACAGAGGAATCGGAAAATCGTCAGGGGTCCCAACGGTCTGCTCGCGCTTGAGAAAAacaaaatatatcaataaataaaTCGGTCAATGGCAAAGTCAAATGCGAGCGAGCATCTCACAAGCGGTAAATAGTAACTTCTTTGTTTTCTTCAAAGAAAGAatggaatttaaaatttaaaaaacaagaagaagggagaagaccagaagagaaaagcGAGTTCGCAGTCTGTTGGAAGAAACGATAAAATGAGAcggtcaaaaaaattcaaaacttgaAGGCTGAACAAAGAATAGGTCGAACTGAGGAGAATACTGCAGCAACAAACCAGACGAAGAAATGAGTGGAATTAATGGAAAATTGGATAGGGAGTTGGGAGTTGGGACTCTACCTGACGAGAGAATGTTGGTTTACCTTCGTGCTTGTTTTACTGAAGGTGAACGGTAAAACTCGAAAAAGGGTGATGGGGTTATGCGGTGGAGACTGAAGACTAGGAAGAAgggagtagaagaaagagagagatgtggAGTTGGACAGGTGACGGGACTAACGGGAGATCAGCAGCGTGAGGAGGAGAAGCAAGAAAATATTCTTCTCCGATCGGTGACTGGTAGGAAGGATTCAGATGGATGGTCGATGGCTTGGGAGCTGGTTGCTTGCTGCTTATTAGGTAAAGTTTTGATATCTGATATCCTGTTTATCGTTTATGTTCACCAGAGGTGAGGATAGGAAATACTGACCACTGGCCACAGTACGGGTTCTGGGTTCGATTTCGAACTGGGAAGTTCGCTTCGGTGTTCGACTTTTGGGATGGTTTGGAGCGATCTCGAGCGCGGACGGAGGCTTGGCGCGTGCGTGGGCGGTGGGTGGCAGCACCATCCGCGCCGTGATTTACGGGGACCCCTCGATCCTGCCCCCTTGGTTCCCAGCTTTTTAGGAGATCGCGGAAATTTGTACACTTAGATTTTTCAAGTAGTTAGTGAACTCAAAATCTGGGTTTAGCTGGTCAGGCCAGGGTTGAGCTTGGACTAACCTTAGGAGCTGGAACATGCCGGATGTGGCCCCTCACGTGtttgattaaattaattagaagaaAAAGGCAAAAATGTCCTTCCTGTTCTTCTGCGAATTGATTAGTGACTATAAATCGTCCAGTAGTTGGATCCATGTTTTGCCAATTTGATTTACGGAAAGGCATTCCTGCATGATAAAACAAAATTAAATAAAGTCCTTGACGCTACCATGATGATTCATTTGAGTTAAAGATCATTcgaacaataattttttttttgaaaataaaaaaaactctaaatataatataaaaataaaaaaaattttgactgaacTTTCTCCTGTCCTGATACCTAAAGAAAAACATATATTCTATCCatatatttatctatatatatatatacattctgACTCCTCCTCAAATTTTCCATAACGAGTGATCTATGGTACATTGGCCGAGATGAAAGCACCGATCGTACCATCATGATGGAGGAATAGGATAGAGTCATTATGCCGTACAATAGcagaatataaaaaaatcaaaaataattattatttttttaaaaaattttaatatatatatatatatatatatatgtgatgaTCCCTTCAATATTTTAATCTTACACACATTACGAatctatcaattttaaaaaaaatatataattaatttatatattaattttttatttaaaataatattttttaaaaataattatttatttattcttgaactatttatttattcttcaatctttaatgtgaaaaaaattattgaaatttttatacaatcaaaattatttaataaataatataagataatattttttacttatctttatttatatataaaattaaatatttattgatatttttttaatatttttgaagatatatatttttattttattatttattataaaatattttatttaaaaaattattaataaattattattttatcttcTCAATATTTAATGCCAGGCTCCGCCACCGGTGGCGGTGGCGTATATAGCATGGACTGCGTGGATGACATGAAATGCTATTTCGGCAAGAAGCCCAATCTTATATTCAGCTTATTAGAAATACAATTGCTTCACTTTCTGTCTATTTTCCTTCTTTGTATAATAATTTGCACACTGCTCCATCAAGGCACTGGGGTACTTCTATCTTACGTTTAGCTCATTCCTTCTTTGTTATCGTAGGTACATCCCCGTTATGTTATTCAAGATTATACTGGTGCTCTCTTGCGAGCAGGGAGAATAAATTCCTTATTCAACAATTCCATTAACTGAGTTTCAAGCAGCTTGGTTTGCTATGTTTAATgccatcattgatcttcatgcaCAAAGAATATAGCTTGAAGTTGATTCCTCTATTGTGGTATCTTGGTTGTAGCCTCTTCTGCTGATATCTTTAAGTATTCACCTTTGATGTATGATTTCATTCCATGGCAAGCAATAGTTTCTCAACTTAAAGTGTCTCATGTTCCTGGAGAAGCTAACTAAGTTGCTGATTATGTAGCTCATAAAATGTTACATGATTCTTTTCAATGAGATAATCTAGCGGATGTCGATGCATATTGCGTGCCGTATTGTTGTGGACTGATGCTTATGGCGTATTCTTTCCAAAAAAACAGTTTAGACATAATATCTCATATACATAGTTCctattttatatccatattcaaAGATAAATTAATTATGTTACTTTGCATATTGGGTGCGGCCCTCGGATATCCATGGATTTGCAGTATCTCCATGGTTAATCAAGCTAGTCTACTACATGCCATCAACAGAACTGCGCTATCTATGCTTGTTTCAAGTTCAAAGCCATATGCGGACATATATGCCATACTCAAAAATACTCCGGAGCTACTCTTTTTTTTCATAGTTTTTTCTCTTCTGTGCTGCATGTTTACCTATTTATCCATGCTCAGCCTTGCTTTTCATCGTCTTTATGGTCTCCTAATACTGTGTCTGGCAGATTCCATATGGACCATTAAATACTGTCTTTGCTCTACATCATCTTCTCTTTCACTGCAAATTCGTGTTAGTTATATGGCAGCGGCTACCTTTGTGGAGATTGATTACCGCTCAGATATTTGCTCTTTCCGAATGCATACATGGTCCTCCTTTATGTGCAGATGGACCAATCAATTTCTAGCTGTTTACAATCCTACCGTAAGCATTGAAGAATGGTTTCTATGGGATATCAGGCCTGCttatttattcttttatttttatatagatgTACAATCTCAGTTGGGATTGTAAGGAGTTCGCAGCTATTTTTGTGGACCGCAGCTTTCAGTTGTTTCAGGTCTACTTCACTGTTCAGTAAATTCTATGCAGGCTTCCCACATCGCATACTGTTAAAGATGGGAGTATTCTCTTATCATCATTGCTTTTTGAGCGTAGCAGAAGCAATATATTGCAACACTtgtatattttcatcatacagcATATATAAAGGCGTTTCTTATATTTGTTGCACAGTTTCGAGTCATACTTGATTGGCtgattgtcacgcctccgatccgagatcgtgaatcgaaggtcatggcaaccgccgcatattcatgaagaactctctccataagcatgcaaggcatctcatcacgctatcaatgcatcacagcggaataattttaaataattattattcaactgtaattcaagtaattaaatcaaatgtcttacgtccaataaaatttttactaaaaataaaataatagatctaagttcaatgaagttgacaatgctaatctcgcttctaaaagctctgtcccaatatttcgtcccacgctcgaaattaattatctgaatctgaaaaatagaaagaaaggtaatgagctagacagcccagtaagtaacaagtatctctaccagatatttcagatattataaaattttcaagaataatgctgcaaataaacataaaaatatatttcatgctgatttaatgcaaatccaatattttcaaaaattcacatataatataatcataaatccgattcgattcaaaacactcgtaactcaacagcctcgactatgaccaacgtttaacccccattgacggggtccacagaataccagcgcacaacccccactggcagggtccagaaataccagcgcacaacccccactggcaggatccacaaataccagcgcacaaccctcactggcagggtccacaaagtaccaacgtataatccccattgacggggcccactgaaacatagttaggccgagagcataaatccgatctgtatcaaaacactaaatatttcactgaacatgtgcataaatcgacataccaaaatatttcaaaagcacttttctttcaaaacataatttcataaatcatgcataatttcagagaataattatttattttcagaataaatatggaatatctcgagaagatgattcattacttatctttcacggagcactgaatgaacggatcgactaacttctaggagattcttccgtacctattatccaaaattatatttttacattaattttaattcaaaattaaatctaacaaatcccaaaatcaaaatctcgcttaaagtcagactcgtctctaaactcgatcagaatcatcagatgaagccttcccctatgctaatcctagaaggataattttagagagagaagaatccatcaagagagagaaatatcctagagagagaaaattctagagagagaaagtagagagagaaagtccaattccagagagagaaaatcagggttcagactgaaagaagagagagaagagagagaaactctctctcttatcaatttcaatttttttatttatttatttatttatttatttatttgttcatacatatatatatatataaatatatatatatatatattattattttttcttttcttttcttttctttttcttcttttttttttcttttttttttcttttttttttttttctttccttttctttttctctttttccctctttctcttttctttttctactttttctttttttcttcttttttcttcttttcttctttttcttagttcttcccatgccggaacagaggaccggcgtcctccggccttgaccgatcgttcgggccacggccgccgcggcggaggccggcggccgacaggggccattcccccggtcacggaggggcggggccggcgatcgatttcgatcgccggtgccggaaaaatctacgggaaagagaccaaaacagaggtctctttctCCGACCGGAAATTGGCGACTCTCATCGCCGGCAACACGcacaatgcacggggaggaaggagaagaaagaggggaggaagagggaaacttacctcaACCTCtggagacctcgccggcgagcaatacggcgagaaatcggacggtgtccgcggctctaattcgaggaaatcggagaggaaaagagggggaggaggccaatgatcggtctcaagagggaggggatattcttatagaggaccctaagactccgaggggtcctaggagtcctgatctagctcggatttcgccggagaaggagactcctatcgggagtcttcttcccgattttgcatcccctgtttttttttttttttttgggctttgatctgctggctgggctggacttggttgggctatcacactCATACTGATATAGAGTTCAGTCTTATGCTGCTTGCACACCTCCATTTCAGTATATACAATGACGGTTCTCCGCTTCAAACTCTGTCGCACATCATCCAACTAAATAGCTTGCTATTTTTGGATCTCTACGTATCTTCTGTAACAACATCTCTAGCAGATTTTTtggatctatatatatattcctGCTGCTTTTTACTCTTTCGTTTGTATCCCATTTTGGTTGTTCCTTGTAATTATTTGTACAGTACTCCTGTTACTTTCATATAGCATTTGCTCCgtcttttagcaaaaaaaaaaaacactggaACAAGTTAATCTCCAGAAACTATCGACATATATAAGGCAACCACGAAGAGATCTGATTACATGATTTAGGCCTTTCATCGACTAGTGAGAACTAGATCCACACGAGTAAGGTACTGGTTCCATTTCTTTCGGTTGGTTTTTAGATGTTAACTGTTCTTAATATTGTTTCATCCATATGGATAGAGACTATATGGAAAATATTGAAGCATCACTTTCTTGGAATGAAAGATCAGATATATAAATGTGATTGGAGATGTCTATTTatgtcttgatttttttttttgaaagaaaaagatgcaagacATGAGGAAGCCTGATCAAAGTTGGAGCAAGGGCATGATTAGAATCCAATTACTAATATCCAACACTTAGCAATATACGAAGGCAAAGAAAGTCTCTCATGATTATCTATAAATTGTCTAGTACTTTGATTCATGATTTTTTGTTGTGGAAAAGCATTCCTCCTAGAGCAACATGATAAgagaaaattaaatatgatttagatATTTCAagagtttaaaatatattttagatcttgaTCAATAATAACTAAATATATGCAAGTAATGGAATTAGATTGATGTT includes:
- the LOC105054404 gene encoding uncharacterized protein isoform X1 yields the protein MARHTAAARLGRGADEQALPSQGLVEAALRGEVERVEECLSAAGSAVDVNYIGTVSLRVKCTETVLREEAADEVKIEYQEFKTDVTALFAAAHSGHAEVVRKLLSAGADVNQELFRGYATTAAAREGHCGILDMLLKAGASQKACEDALLEASFCGEAAAVQLLICSDMARPDAVAHALVSACCRGFLDVVTALIKNGVDINCMDRVLLQSVKPALHANVDCTPLVAAIVSRQASVVKLLLGAGAKTDCLVRVGAWSWDPVSGEELRVGACLGEIYNAAWCAVEYHEASGKILKLLLQHEPYLLENPHLGRTLLCHAILCQNFNAVQVLLDAGANSKFPIKTKIGHESQPIHLAARLGCVSILRQLISNGCDINARTSAGETPLMISAKADHADCFLELLIAGADLGLVSNSGDTAVQLAKRSVFASSIINTFSQALYAGASLRSTDLSVFSPLHFAAGNGSVEPLQMILHSSTADLNKLDGSGLSPIMAAANAGHAEAFRLLVMAGADIAVRSSDGKTVMSVLQHENSANRDCFEQILLRAVLADVITDHTSFRALHYASSKGDTSSLIQLLKMGYSVNSLDEEGYSPLMLAAIEGHSDACKILLLQGNADCSLVNHRGETSLSLARKSNRSNKVTEGVLLDHLARSLVLAGEELCKHTREGRGSPHMKIVRMLKSGVLTWGKSSRRNVQCKEAIAGPSLNFLKNRKMEGEDGKLLIFRVVTVSGREVHFEASHVSAPELWVRGINLIAKEASSLGA
- the LOC105054404 gene encoding uncharacterized protein isoform X2 produces the protein MARHTAAARLGRGADEQALPSQGLVEAALRGEVERVEECLSAAGSAVDVNYIGTVSLRVKCTETVLREEAADEVKIEYQEFKTDVTALFAAAHSGHAEVVRKLLSAGADVNQELFRGYATTAAAREGHCGILDMLLKAGASQKACEDALLEASFCGEAAAVQLLICSDMARPDAVAHALVSACCRGFLDVVTALIKNGVDINCMDRVLLQSVKPALHANVDCTPLVAAIVSRQASVVKLLLGAGAKTDCLVRVGAWSWDPVSGEELRVGACLGEIYNAAWCAVEYHEASGKILKLLLQHEPYLLENPHLGRTLLCHAILCQNFNAVQVLLDAGANSKFPIKTKIGHESQPIHLAARLGCVSILRQLISNGCDINARTSAGETPLMISAKADHADCFLELLIAGADLGLVSNSGDTAVQLAKRSVFASSIINTFSQALYAGASLRSTDLSVFSPLHFAAGNGSVEPLQMILHSSTADLNKLDGSGLSPIMAAANAGHAEAFRLLVMAGADIAVRSSDGKTVMSVLQHENSANRDCFEQILLRAVLADVITDHTSFRALHYASSKGDTSSLIQLLKMGYSVNSLDEEGYSPLMLAAIEGHSDACKILLLQGNADCSLVNHRGETSLSLARKSNRSNKVTEGVLLDHLARSLVLAGEELCKHTREGRGSPHMKIVRMLKSGVLTWGKSSRRNVQCKEAIAGPSLNFLKNRKMEELWVRGINLIAKEASSLGA